One region of Carassius carassius chromosome 41, fCarCar2.1, whole genome shotgun sequence genomic DNA includes:
- the LOC132122975 gene encoding E3 ubiquitin-protein ligase RNF169-like, whose product MKMAAVGSAKSAGLGQRGKTRPGTLAAPLSLEEARCPVCSEILLEPVTMPCGHSVCLHCFQRTVKLISLCCPLCRLRVSSWARKQSREKSLINTELWELVRLSHPERCRRRLEQRDRETADGEIFRAPVPIHKSGEMRQEYEKQKMKGGGSEETEERKKKIHRKEECGMLKHCQYPFSGVSDSENEEPVGKRTRHVSAFVRKTRCSPAFNRSSLNSSAVQRSRSCTDSEDGKGTNRVHAHHAVPDKASIAHSYNAGILLSSENSRSFSAPVLTLDKRHHWRGIHTSSASLTLHTKPERSISPESNDSISEELNHFKPIVCSPCTPPKRMPDGRLLEPTIVKSTPRNLTHTLQKSTSYEASPTILQKWKQIEVDRQFIKVNSKGTVTSPIAEDLSLKLSPVEEWDVAKDGVAKDSLQDHQCISVSSAKDQKDKPIVCNKRRLVFDQVNKEEGTQPVSAHIRSITQSVADTSSTKGRSKCEALCKPTEILEPMLDKHVGHCNQGTVDPENFINEPTTRSCVLNRPTSRRSKKRSHKTKHLEETLQTKISRTDVCDRLDDLIVQQINQEKEDRELALKLQRKFDREGKKVDRHKTSCNKYELRSWATKDGTVGHSTRRSGRISK is encoded by the exons ATGAAGATGGCGGCGGTGGGGTCCGCCAAATCCGCTGGACTGGGGCAAAGAGGTAAAACCAGGCCTGGCACTCTCGCTGCTCCACTGAGTTTGGAGGAGGCCCGGTGTCCGGTGTGCTCCGAGATTCTGCTGGAGCCGGTAACGATGCCATGCGGACATTCGGTGTGCCTGCATTGTTTCCAGCGGACGGTGAAGTTAATCAGTCTGTGCTGTCCTCTGTGCCGGCTGCGAGTGTCCAGCTGGGCCCGTAAACAGTCCCGGGAGAAGAGCCTGATCAACACCGAGCTCTGGGAGCTGGTCCGGCTCAGTCACCCGGAGAGATGCAGGCGCAGGCTGGAGCAGAGAGACCGAGAGACCGCGGACGGAG AAATTTTCCGTGCACCTGTACCAATTCATAAGTCTGGAGAAATGCGTCAAGAGTACGAGAAACAAAAGATGAAG GGTGGAGGCAGTGAAGAAACTGAAGAGCGAAAGAAAAAAATCCACAGAAAAGAAGAGTGTGGGATGCTGAAGCACTGTCAATATCCT TTCTCTGGAGTGTCAGACTCTGAGAATGAAGAGCCGGTGGGAAAGAGGACCCGACATGTTTCAGCATTTGTGCGAAAAACAAGATGCTCCCCTGCTTTCAATAGAAG TAGTCTTAATAGCAGTGCTGTCCAGAGAAGCAGGAGCTGTACAGATTCTGAGGATGGAAAAGGAACAAATAGAGTTCACGCACATCATGCCGTTCCCGACAAG GCTAGCATCGCACATAGTTACAATGCTGGAATCCTTCTGTCCTCGGAGAACAGTCGCTCTTTCTCAGCACCAGTACTGACCTTAGATAAGAGACACCACTGGCGGGGCATCCACACCTCATCCGCTTCGCTCACGCTTCATACCAAACCAGAGAGGTCTATTAGCCCCGAGAGCAATGACAGCATATCAGAAGAACTCAACCATTTCAAGCCTATTGTCTGCTCACCGTGCACTCCACCCAAAAGGATGCCCGATGGGAGACTTTTGGAACCAACGATTGTGAAGTCAACCCCTAGGAATTTGACACACACTCTTCAGAAGTCCACAAGCTATGAGGCCAGCCCAACCATCTTGCAGAAGTGGAAGCAGATTGAAGTTGATCGTCAGTTCATCAAGGTGAACTCAAAAGGTACAGTCACAAGTCCGATCGCAGAAGATCTTAGCCTTAAACTGAGCCCGGTTGAAGAATGGGATGTAGCCAAGGACGGTGTAGCCAAGGACAGCTTGCAAGATCATCAGTGCATTTCTGTATCAAGTGCCAAGGATCAGAAGGATAAACCTATAGTCTGTAATAAACGACGGCTTGTATTTGATCAGGTTAACAAAGAGGAAGGTACACAGCCAGTTAGCGCTCACATCAGGTCGATAACTCAATCCGTTGCAGATACTTCATCCACAAAAGGGCGAAGCAAATGTGAAGCACTCTGTAAACCCACAGAAATTTTGGAACCGATGCTTGATAAACACGTTGGACACTGTAATCAGGGTACTGTAGACCCAGAGAACTTCATAAATGAGCCTACCACAAGGAGCTGTGTTCTTAACAGACCTACCTCAAGAAGGAGCAAAAAGAGAAGCCACAAAACCAAACATTTGGAAGAGACCCTACAGACAAAAATATCCCGGACAGATGTCTGTGACAGGCTTGATGACCTGATTGTCCAGCAAATAAATCAGGAAAAGGAGGACAGAGAACTGGCACTAAAGCTACAAAGAAAGTTTGACAGAGAAGGCAAAAAAGTAGACAGGCACAAAACAAGTTGTAACAAATACGAGCTACGGTCCTGGGCTACAAAAGATGGGACGGTAGGACACAGTACACGCAGATCAGGAAGAATCTCCAAATGA
- the LOC132123360 gene encoding putative lipoyltransferase 2, mitochondrial — protein sequence MSVGKAAVKVVRLGRISYRSALKVQQQHIKQHLDSCSTSPNTLLLCEHEPVYTIGIRQAPYPPEEEQRLKALGADFFRTNRGGLITFHGPGQLVCYPILNLTCFKKSVRWYVCELERTVIKMCSTFGIEASTSPDTGVWVGNHKICAIGIHCGRYITSHGLALNCNTDMSWFDNIVPCGIVGKGVTSLSRELGRDVPPEEAIPKLLEAFTEQFNCTLTYN from the exons ATGTCAGTCGGTAAGGCAGCTGTGAAAGTGGTGCGTTTAGGGAGAATATCCTACCGCAGTGCCTTGAAGGTCCAGCAGCAGCACATAAAGCAGCATCTGGATTCATGCAGCACCAGCCCAAACACTTTATTACTGTGTGAACACGAGCCTGTGTACACCATTGGCATCAGACAGGCTCCTTACCCTCCTGAGGAGGAGCAGAGGCTCAAAGCCCTGGGCGCAGACTTCTTCCGTACCAACCGAGGAGGTCTAATAACGTTTCATGGTCCTGGTCAGCTGGTGTGTTATCCCATCCTCAACCTCACCTGCTTTAAGAAGAGTGTGAGATGGTATGTGTGTGAACTGGAAAGGACGGTGATCAAGATGTGCAGTACATTTGGGATCGAAGCCTCCACTTCTCCAGATACAGGTGTCTGGGTGGGCAACCACAAAATCTGTGCAATTg GTATTCATTGTGGAAGATACATCACCTCCCATGGACTGGCTCTTAACTGCAACACGGACATGAGTTGGTTTGACAACATTGTGCCGTGTGGGATTGTGGGTAAAGGTGTGACGTCACTGAGCCGAGAGCTGGGGCGGGACGTCCCACCTGAGGAAGCCATACCAAAACTGCTGGAAGCCTTTACTGAACAATTCAACTGCACTTTaacatacaattaa